ATGGTTTGGTTCAGATCTACTCAACATACTTTTGACTTGATAGTAATAATTTCCAAAGCTTTGTTTCTAAACTTACAAAGTACGAACGAGTTACACTTAGCAACACCAGAATTATGTAGATGAAATCGATACGAATTCGTTGATACTATTTTCTGCAATAAAATGATTTGTTTGGATGGATTAACACGAATTGACGTGGATTGCAAGGGCCGACGTGGAAAATAAAGGTCTAAATCAATTAGGAAGGAAGTTAACGGAAACATACACAAAGAATAATatgagttttattttattttatcagtatcagttttctcaaaaatatagTAGAGAAGTATATAAATACGGCCCCTCACATCACCCGATAACCaacttatatatacacattgacacaaaattattattagaaCCATATTTGCTTGTTTTTGGATAAAAATGTACGtatatactataaaataataaatactttttacaacaatattgtttttttatggGATGAATTTTACGTTTATTTTAACGGCATGCTGCTCAGAGGATCGATCAGATTTCTTGGGCAAAGAATTTTCACAAACTAATTAACTGGATAGAACACTATATCAGAATGTATAACTCTAGTTGCGCTAATTAAATAGTCTTTTGTTGTTTGCATCCAAAAAACTCTAGTGAATTTCCTGAGGAGTCTATCCAATTTTAACTTACCTAAAagcatcaaaatatatataacacttacaaaaaaaaacacctcACTAATTTAAACGCGTCTGGGTAAGTAGTCGCTTACAAGACAAAACATCATATATCTAGTATAgacatattataatataatgaaACGACATTATATAAATACCAAAACTGAAAGTGTCAAAGTTTTCACAATAGGTTAAgaatacaaatgtataaaacTAAATTGTTGTCGTCTAATGGTAAAAATTATGCATACTGTATaaacttctaattttttttggtgtaataaacttctaaatttgatttttattgagAGCTCTTTGAGTTCTATTTGATCCAAATGGtattatgttttagattttaagaatattttagTAAATGGATTACTCGACATTctagtcattttaaaattttattagatgCTAACAAACTAGATCAGtgctaattataaaatttatataaaataaatatataaataatataagttatataaatcATGATTCTCTTACACTCATATGAGTTAACTAGCAAATGAACTATCAATTATCGTTAACGCTCATGTTCTTGTCAATCAGAGAAGATACCTCTTCTTCAACGAATAAATTCTTAATTAATTAAAGCCAAATAATtgagattttaataataaacaattaGAAGTTATATAGTAGTCTGTATATTGTGTTCATTACAACAGCattgcaaaaacaaaaacagcatTGCATATTTGGCTGTATTAGACCACATGTTAATATAATCCAAGAAAACAAAACTACGTTTGTTTAAGTTGATGGgtcaattttttaattattgacGAATGTCTAAACATGTACAAGGAAATTGAAATAAATAGACCAATAATCAAATAACAATCCGGAAAGAGAAGTGTGGGCAAACATGACTAGAATCACTAGATGATGCATGATTATTATTTTGGTGGAGAGTCTCCCGTGACAAccttctctctctgtctctcagCTTTTTTAGGTCTTAcgtttcaatttaaaattttcattttcatgtttttttttatgaacacATCATTTTCATGCATGCTCATGCACACACACGCGTATATAAACGTTGATACGTTcctatatacattttttttggtaaatgttccGATATACATTGTTCtgatataactatttttttgcttCCAATGTCATTTTCTTGTAACTTTGTTCGATGAGTTTTGTTCCCATACCATGCAGAAAATCATGTATTATTTACGGGCAACCAGacgctttttaaaaaaaaatattccatcggcttataatttttttatcatagaTTAGATCGTAATTAACTAATTCATTTTTAAAGCGATAATAATGAGTCCAAAATTGTACAATACTGATATACATTATATACGcgtgtgtgtgtatttttgaattaatgGTTTTATATAAGTAGAATCGTCTTTAGAATACTGTTATTGCTTCTGTTATTAAttaatgtgtttagaagttcctaattttaaaatttagtagttttatacaaaaaactagcattttgtattttaatctgatcaattatatatatagttgttaaTTTGTTATTCGGAAGAAAATGGCAAGTAATTCAAATGTTGCAATCTGTACGTTATATAAttgcaaaaattaattaaaacgtATGTTATTTATCCTTAGATTTCTTTGTTAAATAAGAAGAGAAAAGTATTAAGTATTTCATAACAAATTTGATGCCACTGTGTCAATATGTTTAGGCTCGACATgactaacaaaaacaaaaacatatgcAAAATAATCcccttataatattatatatatatttgcacTAAACGTCATAAAAACTTAACTTTTTGGTGATCCAGATCGATACTGGATAGTATATTTTACATTGCTGGAAAAcgatgaaaattataaatctcTTTTTGAGAACTGCTTATAATTCCATTTTAATGatgaaaatcaaattattagtaTTTTGGTTATTAAACCTTTGTGTCGTAAaagtaaactagattttgacccgcgcttttaaAACGCAGAATTTATGTTCATTAAAAATTTTGgtcaatatttttaaatatataatttatgtatttttatataaaatattttacatatttttatgtacgtatttttataatttgtatatatttgttatgtatttttatgtACTTAAGTATTATTTTGGTTacgtatttttataatttgttagaTAATCttgttcatataatttatctaacgaaagaaaagtaaaaactaTAACTACATGTGTTTTGAATTAATGATTCTCATCTTTAAAGATACGTAGGAGTGTCAAAATGAGCAGTAGCTCATGAATTTGCTCAGCTCTACTCATTTTTTCACGAGCATGATTTCTATATTTTagaatcatttaataaatgagtttaataatcgAGCTTAAATTAGATCacgagttatatatatatattatgtaaaaataataatttctatatttatgatatttatcttctaaaactaaaatgtaaaacatacatataAGTTTGCACCTGATCTTGGTTGTTTTGTTTTATGACCGACAacaatgataaaatattttctatctcagattatttatttatactttgTTATTActttaacataaaatatttatatatgttttattttaattttataatttaaacagATGAAAACATTGAAGATGAATTTTCTCAAGACTCTCATGAAGAATAGAGATTTGGATCATTGTATTtgcattaatttaatttatattcggtgttgttttttttgtatgtgttggtttttatttagtatttaatatttatattttggatatttttaatacctaaattttgaacaatattatataaattattttattactattttattttatttttatattagacCACGAGTTAGCTCATTTAACTCATGATCTTGGTGATCTGAGTTCGAATTTACATATTGaaactcatttattaaatgagctGAGCGAGCTAGCTCATGAAATAGCTGAACTTACCATGAGTTAAGCTGAATTGAGTGAGTTAGCTCATTTTGGCACCCTTAAAGATAtgcaactaaaataataaactgATTTCTTTTTGCGGGTAAATCGGAAATAAATATTGGTGTCatacaattaaattttttcATATGGTCAAAtttcaatataaataaaacgtatgaatatttatattttaccgATGACATCTAGATCCATCATATGGATATGGTCAATTTTATACTTAGTTCTAAAAACATATGCAAGATTTGCTGTTAAATGTTTTCTATGTtagttgatttggaacatgaaaCCATAAAAGGAAATctgtatatattttgtaaagagAATAGGTTAATAGagattatattaatttaattaaggATATTAGGATTAAAAGCTTATTTTTGATTGGTTGAATATAAAAATGAGTAAAATGACTAAAAGTTCTAATATGGAAATGGCATGTCATTGTAATTAACTTAAAAACTCAAGGGCAAAATCCTACTAAAGattttgctttaatagtatagatatgttAGGTTACTTATCACACCAGATAAGATCATAAGTATAATGGTTAAGAGTTTCTCCAAAAATactctctattttagagtataTAAGactctatatttaaaattttaaggtatcttttttacaaaaatcaaaactttaaatctaatttcaaaattatttgtaatttacaatatgatctttatatttgtcataattaatataaatccgtaaaccttttataaataactagcacatatatacaaatattatagtaatattaattaataaaatcttacactaaaatataaaattataaatagaaatacataattaaatattaaaatacaagcaaaatatcaaattattccataaaattatttatgtagtGTTCTAACTTGGGTtacacaaaaacaaatttgaacaATGTTTAAGAGGTTCCAGAGCTAATTTACTAGACTGTTAATgttattgtaatatttaaatttgtgtaataattatttcttcatatatatttttaaaaagttttttattaagtttcttttgttatAGTTTGTTatctaattctagttttaaaatattataaatcttatttgagaatatttctttaatttatgtgtaaaatttgagtttataaaaaacaatttgaaataattatgaTATGTAAAagtttttaagattaaaaaaataaatggtaaaatacttaagaatcataTGATGTGTgattaattataaatacatgAAGTTTCACTctttaaaattgtaaatttgaagttgttttttgaagaaccaaaattttatatttaaaattatataattttttttggagatgctctagaCAATATGTTTTTGTCTTTGGTTCACAGATATTAGGTTTCACTCTGAAACTTTttgcaataaaaatataaattaaaaaacttgGAAAATATCAATGTCGcagatttgacaaaaaaatgtgAATTATAAGTTGagacttctatttttttttttgtaaaactaagTTGAGACTTCTATTGCGTTGAAGATTATGCGGCTTTGTGGCTGTGGCAGTAGCAAATAGGCTGACAGCAGTGGCAGACGGGTCCAAGCATGGACATGACTCTATTTATAGCTTTTTTAACTAAAGTACTTATAGTTGTTTTTGTCTGAAAATAAGTACTTATATTTGTTGCTATAGAATATTAAAATTGATAAGGAAAAGAACTAAAGGTAAAATAAAAACCTTCATGTGAAATAGTCAAAAGTTTATTCATATAACTTTAGCCATGGATTTTTATTTGGATCGGACAtggggggtgattggttgggctgTACATCACTTAAAGCTAAATCAAAAATCTTACAGACAAAATGCTAAAGTAAATTTTCTACAGTTACAACCTAACCAATCATCCCCATGATCTTCTGACtacgaaaattttaaataatggaTCCATTAAAAATCGTTACTTTTATCACAAGTTTCGATGAAAAATGAGACGCTGAGTAACAATTCTACCAACATTGGTATTTTTATAGACTATTATGCCGTCACGGAGAAAACGTAGAAATTATGTTGAAGAAAGGAAAACAAACTtgcatttaagaaaaaaatagagcaGGAAAAAGacactaattattttttttgtaaataattttatccAAAAAAGTCTGAGATATATATCTCCTCTACGTAACATGTTCAACTTGATTGTTTTATCTTTATCTTCTTATTTATTCATAACAAGAGTCTCCTATCCTTTGTCACCAGATTCGCTAAAGAACTTCCCTATATATACTCATTCACTTCTTTCCCatgtcaacaaaaaaaaacacaaacatcacatattatacatataaacacataaaaaaaagatatataagatGTCTTGTAATAAGAAATCATTATTATTCGGGAACAAAGTCGTAGTTGTACTTGTATTCCTCTTCTGTTTGGTTCACTCATCAGAATCACTTCGACCATTGTTTGCATGCAACCCATCAAACGGGTTAACCCGGACGCTCCGGTTCTGTCGGGTCAATGTACCGATCCACGTTAGGGTTCAAGACTTAATCGGACGTCTCACGTTGCAGGAGAAGATCCGCCTCCTCGTCAACAATGCCGCCGCTGTGCCACGCCTTGGCATTGGAGGCTATGAGTGGTGGTCCGAGGCTCTTCATGGCGTTTCCGACGTTGGTCCCGGAGCTAAGTTCGGTGGTGCTTTCCCTGGTGCCACCAGCTTCCCTCAGGTCATCACCACCGCAGCTTCTTTCAACCAGTCTCTATGGGAAGAGATCGGACGGGTGAGAATAAAGGAATAATTTTTcgtacaaaaaataaaataatgaaggAAGATTTTGCTCATTAAAGAATACGCATTTTTGGAAAATAAGAATTCTGAATTTTGTGATTTCCTTACGTGAATAAACGACATCAACATCATAGCGGTCAGTACACGAGAGTTTGATTAGCGCGGGATGCTCtatgttttattatgtttatttctTTGAAATTTATACTTTCacatgttatttttatttgactGTCATGAGTCTATCGAATAAGTCAGACAGGTAGGTTAGAAATTTAGAATACAAAATTCTAAACCAACAAATATATTTCAAGTACTAAACGGGAAATTTTATTTCgttaaagattatatatattacgTAGTATTCTTTAAACGAAATATGTTacgtagtatatatatatgttaactatCTGCGATATTAATAATTATGTGCAAGCTAGCTATAACCAGCGAAGgaaaaatatacttttgttAACTTATGGTGTTTATATACGGagaaatataatttctttcAATATAAATCAAAGGTGTGTTGTGGAGACATATATTAACTAAACTTGGCATGATTTAAATCAATTATAAGGTGGTGTCTGATGAGGCAAGAGCTATGTACAATGGAGGCGTGGCCGGTTTGACGTATTGGAGCCCAAATGTGAATATACTGAGGGATCCACGGTGGGGTCGAGGCCAGGAAACTCCCGGAGAGGATCCTGTCGTGGCCGGAAAATACGCAGCCAGCTACGTCAGGGGACTTCAGGGTAACGGCGCCGGTAACCGCCTCAAAGTCGCCGCATGTTGCAAACATTACACAGCTTATGATCTTGATAATTGGAATGGCGTCGACCGTTTCCATTTCAACGCCAAGGTAAACTTTACACATCTAATCTTTTCTAACGACACATCTAACGATTGAGTCTCTATTTTTCTTACAACTTAATGGTTTgttatttactaaaacttcagtagtttcttttaaaaaatataaacgaaATAATGAATGAGCaaaacaaatattgaattttctgCTGAAACATttactttctaaaaataaaGTGGCTACTTTATATCGTTTTCAATTGCCTATAGCTCCACGTAACGAATTGAATGTGACTGGATACGCTTTCTTGCAAGGCTTATCATCTTTTATCTTGTTTCGTGATCAGTTTCGTTAGACCTCAGAAAATAGCTTATATCTAGATATATTGCAATCGTTAGTCGTTAGTTATTTATAGTTCCGTGGAATATGCGTCACTTCGTAATCTTCCAAAAGACTTTTTCATCCGCCTGAACTGAATTTTATCATCAAATGGGTAAACATGCGTGTCACTGTCGGACACAAACAAAGCACTTCCCTAACATTATATACCAGCTAAGCCAATAGGCAGTGTGACTTCGAGTGATGTGGCATATGCGTAGTCTTGTGTTTATAGTGGTGGAGAATCTTATCCTTATTGGTCATGTGGACCAACTAGGACCAGCCTCCTTGACTTTTTTCTTGTTCTTCcaaatatatactttaaattatatttatatatcataacaaaagaaaagattcgTTTCTCTagcttaataataataattcaaaacatAATAACATGCTTTGCTAATTTAGCTAGATAGCtgataatttaattattttatacgtTTTTGATTCATTTAGGTCAGCAAACAAGATTTAGAGGACACGTACAATGTGCCATTCAAATCTTGTGTTTACGAGGGAAAGGTCGCGAGTGTTATGTGCTCATACAACCAAGTCAATGGAAAGCCAACTTGTGCTGATGAAAATCTCTTAAAGAACACCATTCGTGGTCAATGGCGCCTCAACGGGTAAGATTAAAAGTTGTCATAATCAACGGCTCAGATTTATTTGATACCTCTTTTCATTCATCAGCTCAATAATAATGCATGCAGGTACATCGTGTCAGATTGTGACTCCGTTGATGTTTTCTTTAACCAACAACACTATACCAAAACTCCGGAGGAAGCAGCTGCCGCGTCCATTAAAGCCGGTGAGTTGTTTTCCACGCTAATGTTTAAATTCACAAGAACCGTTGATCACTTTGATGACAAAAGATATCATGTCGTTTTGCAGGTTTGGATTTGGACTGCGGGCCGTTTCTGGCGATCTTCACGGAAGGAGCTGTGAAGAAGGGATTATTGACGGAGTACGACGTTAATTTAGCACTTGCTAATACCATAACGGTCCAGATGAGACTTGGTATGTTTGATGGCAATCTTGGGCCGTATGCTAATCTTGGGCCTAGAGATGTCTGTACTCTAGCCCATAGACATTTAGCTCTTGAAGCGGCCCATCAAGGAATTGTGCTTCTCAAAAACTCTGGTCGTTCTCTTCCACTCTCCCCTAGGCGTCACCGCACCGTTGCCGTGATCGGACCCAACTCCGACGTCACTGAGACCATGATCGGAAACTATGCAGGTAGATAAGATATTCCAACAAAAATAATTCGACATACATATTATTTATCAATAACAAAGTTTTGagtacatttttattttgacaGGGAAAGCTTGTACCTATACGACACCGTTACAAGGAATCTCAAGATATGCGAGAACACTTCACCAAGCTGGTTGTGCCGGCGTGGCTTGCCGAGGGAACCAAGGATTTGGTGCGGCAGAGGCGGCTGCACGTGAAGCAGATGCGACGGTTCTTGTGATGGGATTGGACCAGTCGATAGAGGCCGAGACACGAGATCGAACCGGGTTGTTGTTACCAGGTTACCAACAAGAGCTCGTTACACGAGTGGCTCAAGCTTCTAAAGGTCCAGTCATTCTGGTCCTTATGAGTGGTGGCCCCATCGATGTTTCCTTTGCTAAGAACAATCCACGTGTTGCTGCCATCATCTGGGCCGGGTATCCGGGTCAAGCTGGTGGAGCTGCCATCGCCAATATAATCTTCGGTGCTGTTAACCCTGGTACGTCCTTATCAAGTTacataaaattatgatttatattagtaaaaattagttttatcaCATATCCGAactaaaatatcatatttaacagctaaaattaaataatgtgTGCATCTTTTGATAGGAGGGAAGCTACCTATGACATGGTATCCACAAGATTACGTAGCAAAAGTGCCAATGACGATAATGGCTATGAGAGCATATGGAAATTACCCAGGAAGAACCTACAGATTTTACAAAGGTCCAGTGGTGTTTCCATTTGGGTTCGGTTTAAGTTACACCACCTTCACTCATAGTTTGGCCCAAAACCCATTAGCCCAACTATCAGTTTCATCCTACAAACTCAACTCTGCCATTTTCAACTCCTCATCTAACTCTATCAAAGTGTCTCATGCCAACTGTGGAACGTTTCCAAAAGTGCCTCTCCATGTTGAAGTATCAAACACAGGTGAATTTGACGGAACCCACACGGTGTTCGTCTTTGCCGAGCCGCCGAAAAACGGGATAAAAGGATTGGGTGTGAACAAACAATTGATAGCGTTTGAGAAGGTTCATGTCACGGCAGGAGCAAAACGGACCGTTCAAGTCGATGTTGATGCTTGCAAGCATCTTGGTGTAGTAGATGAGTATGGAAGGAGGAGAATCCCAATGGGTGAACATAAATTGCATATCGGTGATCTTAAACATACTATTTTGGTCCAACCGCAACTTTAAAAGAGCCATACAAAAAAGAAGCAACAAATAAGGAAACGAAGTGGAGTGtttccttttatttatatgttacattatatatagagagataggttattttcttgagaaattaCTCAAGAAATGGTCCAATCCGAAAAGAAGCACCAAAGGGTTGCTTCTTGGATTTGTATGTTttatttcttctattttttcgTCATCAATTGTCAATGTTACTGTAACTTGTGGCTCCCAAAATAAGAAAGAGGGGCCCTTGTAAAATGTtgaaactaagaaaaaaaatgaagataatgataatttgatatatacagtatttctttgtttttcttctctctctatgGTGTTGTATGCGTGAATAATTAGCAGTATTTTTGCAGATTAGTGTTACATGCTGTGATCATGTTGGTGTGAGGTGGTAGCATTGGCGGATCTAGAAATAACTTTTATTCgggataaaattataaaacatggTTTAATACTTATATAAATTTGAACTATCAAGTGCATTGTAAGAAATCAGTCAAAAATACACCAATTTATAAAATTCATGGTGGGCAGCTGCTCTCCCACCCTTCATGTAGCTTCGCCTCTAGGAAGAATTGACCAATGTGACCATAGCTTTGTGGTAGGTAACTTAACGTTCGAAACAACAAAGCCTTGAGTTCGAATATTGGTCATCACTACCCTCCTCTGTTTCTTccaataattatttgatttaacATTAGTGGCAAATGCCATctctttttaaacaaaaaaaaactgttggTGTGGTGGATGGAATTTTAAAAAGTGTTTTTATTCGTATCTGAGTTTtaggtttggtttgaataataGGTTTCGAGATCCTTCCTTTGGCTATAGCAAACAACTTATTTCGTGTCTCGTCTTGAGATTACTTTTTAGgtttgatttttcttcttcttcttcttccaaataTGGTTTATTTTCATGTCAGCCAATAAATGGTTTAAAATAGGCGAAGTAAAAACGCAAAAAGAGGAGGTTGGTGACTTGTACTCAACTGCTACAAAATTCTCCTCTGTATTTTTGACCCTCTCTATACTAGACTAAACTCTACTTACTTGCACCACAAGTCTTGAAATTGTCGATAGACGCCTAAATAGATGTATGTAActatataaaatgatttatactAGTATCTTCTTGTGATCTCTAAAAATGGCGTTGTCACACATGATAGACCTCCGGATATCGGTTACCCTTGTTGTTGTTTTCTTCCTTTTAACTACATTTCCAGGTTTGTTGTTCATTTTACACACCCACATATGTTACTTCTGCCAAAAGTAGGCTTTCATTACTCTTTATCTAAATTTTATAGGTATCGCTTACGGTGACGAAGACGATTCAGAAGGAGGTGGAGGTGGCGGGCCAGGGTTTGGCGGTGGTGGCACAGGTGTGGGAGGCGGAGGGATAGGCGGTGGCGGGCCAGGATTTGGCGGTGGTGGAACAGGTGTGGGAGGTGGAGGGATAGGCGGTGGTGGCACCGGTGTGGGAGGTGGTGGTACTGGATTTAGCGGTGGAGGGACGGGTTTAGGTGGAGGAGGATTGGGTGGCAGTAGCGGTGGAGGGACAGGTTTTGGAGGAGGAGGACTAGGCGGCGGCGGAGGGACAGGTTTTGGAGGAGGAGGACTAGGTGGCGGCGGTTTAGGTGGGAACGATCCACCGGAGATAGTTGCGAAAGCTTTGGAATGCTTAAATGAGAAACACGTAATATGTTTTACTTGCGACACAAGAATCTGCTaccttaaatataaatttaaaagcaCATTTCGAGTTCTAACTAAGTTATTCTAAGCTGGTTTGTATATGATCAGTTCAGTTTATCTAGATTGAGAATATTCCTAAAGAATGTTCAAAAATTGTTAGGCGTTAATCAGATGTTTAATAGGAAATTAAGCCGCTTAAACCGAGTTTTAGAACACCGCTTTTAAATCAGTTTTGATTGACTGAAAAATTAGATAACAACTCTAATGTTACAATATTTACATCTCACTCTTGAATATTTCAattgattataattttttcactcAAAACTCCCCAAATGAAATGCAGATCTACAGAGAATGCGAGGATGCATGGAGGCTAACTTTAAACGGAGACCTGAACATTCCGGTGGCGAGGGCGGATGAGTTCTGCGAGGGACCATGCTTCTCCGAAACACATTTGGCTTTGAATTGCATTGATGAGATTGTTCACCACTTCAGATTCTTCAACAGAGCCACCGTTTACAACATCCGTGAAACCCTCAAGTCCGGCTGCAGCTACGGACCTGAACGAGGTTTTGATTCCAGAGACCATTTCTTGATCTGGTCTAGACTGgttcttttgtttcttgttttaaaTGTTGAGTTCAAATTTGCATGCAGGCATTTTCAACGTTCTAGAGCACatcgaagatgaagaagaaaatggaaaTGAGAGAATGAAGGCAAGGTCTGGACCGTTGCTTGGGACTGTGTTGTTCATCATTGCCTTGCTTCTTTAAGAGCTGTCTTAATGTTTAATCTTTAGCTATTATCTTATAGATGTTGCTTATTTGacaattacaatatatataaatcgaTCTCTTTGTATCTACGGAGAGACTATCTAATCGAGGAGTAcgtttatatatagttttttctttcttgtttaagaaaaacaaaatttgtgtTGTTtgtataaaagatattttacgAAAAGCCAGTTTAGTGTTGTGACTAGTTTTGTAGGTTCATAgtcattttattacttcaaaattaAACATATTAAGGAATTGGATTATTTAAAAGTCGTCAAGTTTCCAACAGTTGGATCTACCATTCTCTCCAATTGTGC
This genomic interval from Brassica napus cultivar Da-Ae chromosome A6, Da-Ae, whole genome shotgun sequence contains the following:
- the LOC106348810 gene encoding beta-D-xylosidase 1, whose protein sequence is MSCNKKSLLFGNKVVVVLVFLFCLVHSSESLRPLFACNPSNGLTRTLRFCRVNVPIHVRVQDLIGRLTLQEKIRLLVNNAAAVPRLGIGGYEWWSEALHGVSDVGPGAKFGGAFPGATSFPQVITTAASFNQSLWEEIGRVVSDEARAMYNGGVAGLTYWSPNVNILRDPRWGRGQETPGEDPVVAGKYAASYVRGLQGNGAGNRLKVAACCKHYTAYDLDNWNGVDRFHFNAKVSKQDLEDTYNVPFKSCVYEGKVASVMCSYNQVNGKPTCADENLLKNTIRGQWRLNGYIVSDCDSVDVFFNQQHYTKTPEEAAAASIKAGLDLDCGPFLAIFTEGAVKKGLLTEYDVNLALANTITVQMRLGMFDGNLGPYANLGPRDVCTLAHRHLALEAAHQGIVLLKNSGRSLPLSPRRHRTVAVIGPNSDVTETMIGNYAGKACTYTTPLQGISRYARTLHQAGCAGVACRGNQGFGAAEAAAREADATVLVMGLDQSIEAETRDRTGLLLPGYQQELVTRVAQASKGPVILVLMSGGPIDVSFAKNNPRVAAIIWAGYPGQAGGAAIANIIFGAVNPGGKLPMTWYPQDYVAKVPMTIMAMRAYGNYPGRTYRFYKGPVVFPFGFGLSYTTFTHSLAQNPLAQLSVSSYKLNSAIFNSSSNSIKVSHANCGTFPKVPLHVEVSNTGEFDGTHTVFVFAEPPKNGIKGLGVNKQLIAFEKVHVTAGAKRTVQVDVDACKHLGVVDEYGRRRIPMGEHKLHIGDLKHTILVQPQL
- the LOC106352214 gene encoding trihydrophobin-like, producing the protein MALSHMIDLRISVTLVVVFFLLTTFPGIAYGDEDDSEGGGGGGPGFGGGGTGVGGGGIGGGGPGFGGGGTGVGGGGIGGGGTGVGGGGTGFSGGGTGLGGGGLGGSSGGGTGFGGGGLGGGGGTGFGGGGLGGGGLGGNDPPEIVAKALECLNEKHIYRECEDAWRLTLNGDLNIPVARADEFCEGPCFSETHLALNCIDEIVHHFRFFNRATVYNIRETLKSGCSYGPERGIFNVLEHIEDEEENGNERMKARSGPLLGTVLFIIALLL